A region from the Penaeus monodon isolate SGIC_2016 chromosome 17, NSTDA_Pmon_1, whole genome shotgun sequence genome encodes:
- the LOC119583345 gene encoding LOW QUALITY PROTEIN: phosphatidylinositol 4,5-bisphosphate 3-kinase catalytic subunit alpha isoform-like (The sequence of the model RefSeq protein was modified relative to this genomic sequence to represent the inferred CDS: deleted 1 base in 1 codon): MQVLAQPSPFCLVWDNPDPMAPHYWLSHAIIFKSGDDLRQDMLTLQAIGIMSHLWNMEGLDLGMTPYSCLSTGKQVGLIEMVRNAKTVYSIQRSSKLGAIQVDSSQLFKWIRDKTRAQVRQKGHGCLTKPLNNFTRSCAGYCVATFVLGIGDRHPDNIMVNQDGQIFHIDFGHILGNFKKKFGINRERVPFVLTQDFLRVIAKEKEPKGESGVPEVFQVLCGKAYLALRKHYRLIVNLFMLLLPAGMSELQSQDEVAYLRKTLAVEATEEEALQYFQNQFSEAYDGAWTTKIDWFFHYVKHR, translated from the exons ATGCAGGTCCTAGCTCAGCCGTCGCCTTTTTGCCTGGTGTGGGACAATCCTGATCCAATGGCCCCTCACTACTGGCTGTCCCATGCCATCATCTTCAAGAGTGGGGATG ATTTGAGGCAGGACATGCTCACCCTGCAGGCCATTGGTATTATGTCGCATCTGTGGAACATGGAGGGGCTTGACCTTGGCATGACCCCTTACTCCTGCCTGAGCACGGGCAAACAGGTGGGCCTCATCGAGATGGTGCGTAATGCCAAGACAGTCTACAGCATTCAGCGAAGTTCTAAGCTGGGGGCCATCCAGGTGGACTCTTCACAGCTCTTCAAGTGGATCCGAGACAAGACAAGGGCTCAGGTGAGACAGAAGGGACATGGAT GCTTGACCAAGCCATTGAACAACTTCACACGTTCCTGTGCTGGGTACTGTGTGGCCACGTTTGTCTTAGGCATTGGGGACAGACATCCAGACAACATCATGGTCAATCAGGATGGCCAG ATTTTCCACATTGACTTTGGCCACATCTTGGGGAACTTCAAGAAGAAGTTTGGCATC AACCGGGAACGAGTACCATTTGTCCTGACCCAAGACTTCCTGCGCGTGATTGCCAAGGAGAAAGAACCCAAAGGAGAGTCAGGAGTTCCAGAGGT GTTCCAGGTGCTGTGTGGAAAGGCATATCTAGCACTGCGTAAACACTATCGCCTCATTGTAAACCTCTTCATGTTGCTGCTGCCTGCAGGAATGTCTGAGCTACAA AGCCAGGATGAGGTTGCCTACCTGCGTAAGACGCTGGCTGTGGAGGCCACAGAAGAGGAAGCCCTTCAGTACTTCCAGAACCAGTTCAGTGAGGCATATGATGGTGCCTGGACCACCAAAATAGACTGGTTCTTCCATTATGTCAAGCACAGGTAG